One window of Nocardia nova SH22a genomic DNA carries:
- a CDS encoding short-chain dehydrogenase/reductase, producing the protein MITGPFDMVRSLLSPVLGAPERLEVRDRVVVITGGAAGIGAELARLLYDRGAYVALFDIDADAARERAAALGIRAVALGVDVADREGVRAAIGQVRESLGRIDIVIANAGVVPRPATIRLMDPADFDRVLAINLTGAFNTIQPALDDVIAARGHVEVVSSCAAFAPGMGGSPYMVSKAGVEQLGRALRVELGGTGATAGIAYFGVVETAMTHGTLDEDELGAEIGSLLPWPLDRRITAQRAAEVILGAVEHRSARAIAPAGWEPYALLRGAVNVALDHKLSADERVRALTRKLEERILADRAR; encoded by the coding sequence ATGATCACTGGCCCGTTCGACATGGTGCGTTCGCTGTTGTCGCCCGTACTGGGTGCGCCCGAACGGCTCGAGGTCCGCGACCGGGTCGTGGTGATCACCGGCGGCGCCGCCGGGATCGGCGCCGAGCTGGCCCGGCTGCTCTACGACCGCGGCGCCTATGTGGCGCTGTTCGACATCGACGCCGACGCCGCCCGCGAGCGCGCGGCCGCGCTGGGGATCCGGGCCGTCGCACTCGGCGTCGACGTCGCCGACCGCGAGGGTGTGCGCGCGGCGATCGGGCAGGTGCGCGAGAGCCTCGGCCGGATCGACATCGTGATCGCCAACGCCGGTGTGGTGCCGCGCCCGGCCACCATCCGGCTGATGGACCCGGCGGATTTCGACCGGGTGCTCGCCATCAATCTCACCGGCGCCTTCAATACGATCCAGCCCGCCCTCGACGATGTCATCGCCGCGCGCGGACACGTCGAGGTGGTGTCCTCGTGCGCGGCCTTCGCGCCCGGAATGGGCGGTTCGCCCTACATGGTGAGCAAGGCCGGGGTGGAACAGCTCGGCCGCGCCCTGCGGGTCGAACTCGGCGGCACCGGCGCCACGGCCGGAATCGCCTATTTCGGCGTGGTGGAGACGGCCATGACCCACGGCACGCTCGACGAGGACGAATTGGGCGCCGAGATCGGCTCCCTGCTGCCCTGGCCGCTCGATCGGCGCATCACCGCCCAGCGGGCCGCGGAGGTCATCCTGGGCGCCGTGGAGCACCGATCCGCGCGTGCGATCGCCCCCGCGGGCTGGGAGCCCTATGCCCTGCTGCGCGGCGCGGTGAACGTGGCGCTGGATCACAAGCTCAGCGCCGACGAGCGGGTCCGGGCGCTGACCCGCAAGCTGGAGGAGCGCATTCTCGCCGATCGTGCCAGGTGA